In Polaribacter pacificus, the genomic window TGTTAAGATTTCAAGAGAGTCTGGTTCAATTTGGGCTGCTATTCTACCTGCTAATTTCTCTAAGTTATCTTGATTGTTAAATGTTACTTTAACAGGGCTTTGCAAACCATTTCTAAGCAAGTTGATCAAGTCGTTGTTAGAAAGACCTTTTTTAATTTGATACCTGCCCGCTTTGATGTTTGTGTTGTACTTTTTTTTGTTTGATACCCAAACAAAAGCATCTGTATCTAGTACGTAAGGTTCTAGTTGTTTTACTACATCATCAAAACCACTGTTCGTTGCTATAAAAATATAACCGTCTTTCTGTGTGCTTGGGCTGTATATTTTTTGATAGCTATTAAAAGCATAGTAGCAAGCAATTAAAATACATAGGCTTACTAAATAAATGAGTCCCTTCTTTTTAGTCATCTACTTCTTAATCAATTGGTATAGTATTTCGTCTTTAAATCCATCAGGAGATTTAATCCATTCTTTTTTTATTCCAACCTCCTGAAAGGCGTGTTTTTTAAACAGTGCAATGCTCTTGTGATTGTCTACACTGATATTTGCATACAACTGGTGTATTAGTAAAATCTCAAAACAATACTCAATAAGGAGTGCAAGGGCTTCAGAAGCAAAACCATTATTTTGATACAATTGATGGATTAAGATTCCAACTCCAACTCTTTGATGCTGTGGGTTAAAATCGAATAAATCAATCATGCCAACCGCTTTTTGGTTGAGTTTTTCTTCTATGATAAACCGAAACTGTTTGGCTTGGTAAATATCCAAATGCGCATTTTCTAAATATTGTTTTAAAACATATTTTGAAAATGGAGTTTGGGTGTCGCTCATTTTCCAAAAAGAAGTATTGTTCTCTGCTTCGAATAAGAATTCAAGATCTTCAGGTTCTAATGCTCTAAGGCTAACGGTATGTCCATCTAGTTTTGTCATTAGATAGCGATGCTTCCTTTAAAAACAAATATTGCAGGTCCTTTTAAGAAAATATTTTGATATCCATTTGCGCTAGGTTCAAAGCTGACTTCTAAAATACCACCTTTAACTGGTAAGCAAACGCTGTTGCTTGTTGTTTTTTGAGCTTTGTGCATAGCAATGGCTACCGCAGTCACCCCGGTTCCACAGGCAAGTGTTTCATCTTCTACACCACGTTCGTAAGTTCTTACTTTAAAGGTGTTTTGGTTAAGTTGTTCAGTAAAATTAACATTACTGCCAGCAGTTCCATACAATTCATTTCTAATTCTCTTGCCTTCATTAAAAACAGGATACTCATCCAGGTTTTCTACCAACACAACATGATGAGGTGATCCGGTATTGGCAAATGCATAGCCTTCATATAATTGAATTTCAGAAACATCAACCATCTGCAAAGAGACTTCTCCTTTGCTAATGCTAGCATGATGTAGGCCATCTACTGCTATAAATGTGGTATTTACAGAAAATAAGCCAAGTTTGTGAGCAAAAGCTACGATACAACGACCTCCATTACCACACATGGTACTTTCATTTCCATCGGCATTAAAATAGACCATCTTAAAATCAGTTTCTTCATCTTCTTCTAACAGAATTAATCCATCTGCACCGATGCCAAAATGTCGATCGCAGAGATGTTTTATGAGCGCTACATTGTCTTTAGAAAATTGTAAGTTTCTATTATCTATAATGACAAAGTCATTTCCGGCTCCTTGGTATTTGTAAAATGTCTGATCCATTGTAAGGCAAAGATAAGAATTAATCTTCTGAAAATGGCTTGTTAAAAAGCGGTTAAAGTTCGTTAAAAGCCGTTAAACTGATTTGAGAAAAATGTTTAAATATTTATCTTTGATAAAAAATAATCAATATAATTATGAAAAAAACAGCTAGTTTATTAGGAATTGCAGTTTTGGGAGGGATGATTACCCTTGGGGGCTACAAATATTTATTTGAGAAATCACCCATAGTTATAGAAAAAGCTGCACAAACAGTTTTGCCAACCATCCAGGCAAGTTTTAATCCAACCAACAGGGCAGAAGCATCTAGTTCAATTGATTTTACAGCTGCTGCAGATAGAACAGTTCATGCTGTAGTCCATGTTAAGAATACATCCATACGGACCCAGCAAAATCCATGGGCTGAGTTTATGTTTGGTAGTGGCAACGGTATCAGAAAATACGAACAAGTTGGTACAGGAAGTGGTGTCATTATTACCATGGATGGTTATATCGTGACAAACAACCACGTGATTGATGGAGCTTCTGACTTGGAAGTAACTTTAAACAATCAAAAAAAATACAAAGCCAAGTTAATCGGAACAGATGCAGACAATGATATCGCTTTGTTAAAAATTGACGCAGATATTAAGCTGCCTTATATTCCTTTTGCCAACTCAGATGCTATTAAAGTCGGAGAGTGGGTCTTGGCGGTTGGAAACCCATACAATTTAACATCTACAGTTACTGCAGGAATCGTGAGTGCAAAAGGAAGAGATTTACAAGGTAACTCAAATGTAGATTCTTTTATACAGACAGATGCTGCTGTA contains:
- a CDS encoding GNAT family N-acetyltransferase; this translates as MTKLDGHTVSLRALEPEDLEFLFEAENNTSFWKMSDTQTPFSKYVLKQYLENAHLDIYQAKQFRFIIEEKLNQKAVGMIDLFDFNPQHQRVGVGILIHQLYQNNGFASEALALLIEYCFEILLIHQLYANISVDNHKSIALFKKHAFQEVGIKKEWIKSPDGFKDEILYQLIKK
- the dapF gene encoding diaminopimelate epimerase, with the protein product MDQTFYKYQGAGNDFVIIDNRNLQFSKDNVALIKHLCDRHFGIGADGLILLEEDEETDFKMVYFNADGNESTMCGNGGRCIVAFAHKLGLFSVNTTFIAVDGLHHASISKGEVSLQMVDVSEIQLYEGYAFANTGSPHHVVLVENLDEYPVFNEGKRIRNELYGTAGSNVNFTEQLNQNTFKVRTYERGVEDETLACGTGVTAVAIAMHKAQKTTSNSVCLPVKGGILEVSFEPSANGYQNIFLKGPAIFVFKGSIAI